In Legionella spiritensis, the following proteins share a genomic window:
- a CDS encoding MlaA family lipoprotein, translated as MRLIVNAAILLPVLLLTACVSKGSNPDDPYESLNRNIYKFNTAFDATMLKPPARLYKAVLPDPVRAGINNAYNNINMIPTVGNDLLQAQWRYAVKDTWRFIINSTFGLAGFVDVADKRFGLPPHSNDLGLTFAKWGDKKSPYLVIPLLGPSTFRDGMGMLFEYTIMTPYPYLRNDAVIYGLIGLRYVDLRAQFFDTERLMNEALDPYAFIRDAYLQNRNYRINGENDLGSLYVEEDASSASDYVEEDDSANALLSSETKPGRQ; from the coding sequence ATGCGCTTAATTGTAAATGCCGCCATCCTGCTACCGGTGTTATTGCTTACTGCCTGCGTCAGCAAAGGTAGTAATCCCGATGATCCATACGAATCCCTGAACCGTAATATATACAAATTCAATACCGCGTTTGACGCCACCATGCTGAAACCTCCGGCACGGCTTTATAAAGCCGTATTGCCGGATCCGGTCAGGGCAGGCATTAACAACGCGTACAATAACATCAATATGATCCCTACCGTAGGCAATGACTTGTTGCAGGCGCAATGGCGCTATGCGGTGAAAGACACCTGGCGATTCATCATCAATTCCACGTTTGGCCTGGCCGGTTTCGTCGACGTGGCCGACAAGCGCTTTGGCCTGCCGCCGCACAGCAATGATCTGGGACTGACTTTTGCCAAATGGGGCGATAAAAAATCCCCCTATCTGGTCATACCCCTTTTAGGCCCCAGTACGTTTCGGGACGGCATGGGCATGCTGTTTGAATACACCATTATGACGCCCTACCCTTACCTGCGAAACGACGCGGTGATCTACGGATTGATCGGATTGCGTTATGTCGATTTACGCGCCCAGTTCTTTGATACCGAACGTTTGATGAATGAAGCGCTGGATCCTTATGCCTTTATCCGTGACGCTTATTTGCAAAACCGCAACTACCGTATCAATGGGGAAAATGATTTGGGATCGCTGTACGTCGAGGAAGATGCCTCGTCCGCCAGCGATTACGTTGAGGAAGACGACTCCGCGAATGCCTTGTTAAGCTCCGAAACAAAACCGGGCCGGCAATGA
- the gshB gene encoding glutathione synthase: protein MKLAVLMDPVEHLKPYKDTTVSMIKSAQEMGWSCVFFTQNDLVCRKGHAYAQVSSIVIGDEHSPDWARISPLGEKSLTDFDIILMRKDPPFDMEYIYATYALELAENKGVLVANKPQSLRDANEKFFTLNFPQCCPLTLVSRNIRELRRFWEEHRNVIFKPLEGMGGKAVFHVDEDGKNLSVILEVLTASQQVMIMAQQYIPEISTKGDKRILLIDGEPVPYALARIPPQGELRGNLAAGATGKVVPVTERDKWLCQQIAPTLKARGLYFVGIDVIGDYLTEINVTSPTCAREISAESGIDIAGDFLRRLAVIRQGQK, encoded by the coding sequence ATGAAACTCGCCGTGTTAATGGATCCCGTTGAGCACCTCAAACCTTATAAGGATACCACGGTCAGTATGATAAAAAGCGCACAGGAGATGGGCTGGTCTTGTGTTTTTTTTACTCAAAACGATTTGGTTTGCCGAAAAGGGCACGCTTATGCCCAGGTTTCATCGATTGTGATTGGGGATGAGCATAGTCCGGATTGGGCCCGGATATCCCCGCTTGGTGAAAAATCGCTGACCGATTTTGATATTATCCTGATGCGCAAAGACCCTCCTTTTGATATGGAATACATTTATGCCACTTACGCTCTGGAGCTGGCCGAAAATAAAGGGGTGCTGGTGGCCAATAAGCCGCAAAGCCTGCGCGACGCGAATGAGAAATTTTTCACTCTGAATTTCCCGCAATGCTGTCCGTTGACACTGGTCAGCCGCAACATCAGGGAATTACGGCGTTTTTGGGAAGAGCACCGCAATGTGATTTTCAAACCTCTGGAAGGCATGGGAGGCAAAGCCGTATTTCATGTGGATGAGGACGGTAAAAATCTGTCGGTGATTCTTGAGGTGCTCACCGCGTCTCAGCAAGTGATGATCATGGCGCAGCAATATATTCCCGAGATATCGACAAAAGGGGATAAACGGATTTTGCTCATTGACGGCGAACCTGTTCCTTACGCGTTGGCACGTATTCCTCCACAAGGCGAATTACGGGGAAATCTCGCCGCTGGCGCCACCGGAAAGGTCGTACCTGTCACGGAACGTGACAAATGGCTGTGTCAGCAAATAGCCCCGACGCTGAAAGCCAGGGGGTTGTATTTTGTCGGGATTGATGTCATCGGTGATTATTTAACGGAAATTAATGTTACCAGCCCAACCTGTGCTCGTGAGATCAGTGCGGAGTCCGGTATTGATATCGCCGGGGATTTTTTACGGCGCCTTGCTGTTATCCGTCAGGGGCAAAAATAA
- a CDS encoding IS5 family transposase — translation MNNNISEQVWNRLYSFLRGIKGLHTQEEKRLRRFIEGIWYILRTGCQWRLLPDYYGHWRQVHRRYKAWSDRGIWSELMCSVSDIDDQAVMIDATIVRAHACASGYSKQGNEAQALGRSKGGFTTKIHAVVDGLGNPIRFTLTGGHRNDITQAAELLKEQRNTLVLADKGYDSQPFISSLKSHNCCPVIPSRKHVKCPRKIDNEVYKERFLIETFFSKIKHFRRVFSRFDKTISAFLGFIHFAGALIWMR, via the coding sequence ATGAATAATAACATATCAGAGCAAGTATGGAACCGACTCTATTCTTTTTTGCGAGGAATAAAAGGTCTTCATACACAAGAAGAAAAGAGATTGCGCCGATTTATAGAAGGGATTTGGTATATATTGCGGACGGGATGTCAATGGCGTCTTCTTCCTGATTATTATGGGCATTGGCGCCAGGTTCACAGACGATATAAAGCTTGGTCTGATCGAGGCATTTGGTCTGAATTAATGTGTTCAGTCAGTGATATTGATGATCAGGCCGTTATGATCGATGCAACGATTGTGCGTGCTCATGCTTGCGCATCAGGCTATAGCAAACAAGGAAACGAAGCTCAGGCACTGGGCCGTAGTAAAGGGGGCTTTACTACCAAAATACATGCTGTGGTTGATGGGTTAGGTAACCCTATTCGATTTACTCTAACAGGCGGACACAGAAACGACATTACTCAAGCGGCTGAATTGCTAAAAGAACAGCGCAATACATTAGTACTTGCTGATAAAGGATATGATTCACAGCCATTCATTAGCTCCCTGAAGAGTCATAATTGTTGTCCGGTGATCCCATCGAGAAAGCATGTAAAATGTCCAAGAAAAATTGATAACGAGGTCTATAAAGAGCGGTTCTTAATCGAAACTTTTTTCTCAAAAATAAAGCATTTCCGCAGGGTTTTTTCACGTTTCGATAAAACCATTTCAGCATTCTTAGGGTTTATTCACTTTGCCGGAGCGCTGATATGGATGCGTTAG
- the glyQ gene encoding glycine--tRNA ligase subunit alpha, translating to MTKPSTFQDIILTLQQFWAEKGCVVLQPLDMEVGAGTFHPATFLRAIGPEPWAAAYVQPSRRPTDGRYGENPNRVQHYYQFQVVLKPSPLDIQEKYLDSLRALGIDPLTDDIRFVEDNWESPTLGAWGLGWEVWQNGMEVSQFTYFQQVGGLVCKPVTGELTYGLERLAMYVLGVDNLFDLPWSRTEHGTVTYGDVFHQNEVEMSTYNFEHANVDALFQQFDYYEKEAEKLTALNLPLPAYEMVMKASHCFNLLDARHAVSVTERQRFILRVRQLSRAVAQAYFDAREALGFPMLKVDQDV from the coding sequence ATGACAAAACCCAGTACTTTCCAGGATATCATCCTGACCCTGCAGCAATTTTGGGCTGAAAAAGGATGCGTCGTTTTGCAACCCCTGGACATGGAAGTGGGTGCGGGAACGTTTCATCCCGCCACGTTTTTAAGAGCCATTGGCCCGGAACCGTGGGCGGCCGCCTATGTGCAGCCTTCCCGCAGGCCAACCGACGGACGCTATGGTGAAAATCCCAATCGCGTGCAGCACTATTACCAGTTTCAGGTAGTGTTGAAGCCGTCCCCTCTGGATATTCAGGAAAAATATCTGGATTCCCTGCGCGCCCTTGGCATTGATCCGCTGACGGATGACATCCGTTTTGTCGAGGATAATTGGGAATCACCCACGCTTGGGGCCTGGGGCCTGGGATGGGAAGTCTGGCAGAATGGTATGGAAGTGTCGCAGTTTACCTATTTCCAACAAGTCGGCGGGCTGGTATGCAAACCGGTGACCGGGGAGTTGACTTATGGTCTGGAGCGTCTCGCCATGTACGTTCTGGGCGTAGATAACCTGTTCGATTTGCCCTGGAGCAGGACGGAGCATGGCACTGTTACTTATGGGGACGTGTTTCATCAGAATGAAGTGGAAATGTCTACCTACAATTTTGAACACGCCAACGTCGACGCCTTATTTCAGCAGTTTGATTATTATGAGAAAGAAGCCGAAAAACTGACGGCTTTGAATTTGCCGTTGCCCGCTTATGAAATGGTTATGAAAGCGTCGCATTGCTTTAATTTGCTGGATGCCCGACACGCGGTTTCCGTAACGGAAAGACAGCGTTTCATTTTAAGGGTCAGGCAATTATCCCGCGCGGTCGCACAAGCGTACTTCGATGCGCGTGAAGCGTTGGGTTTTCCTATGCTGAAGGTAGATCAAGATGTATAA
- a CDS encoding DMT family transporter, whose product MNKYNTLLALLLLILLGIIWGSGYSLARFAMTHGVPPLGYAFWQALGPAVLLTLSAVLTSSNRWLTKTNWPYFLICGLVGIAIPNTNMYFIASHMPAGLLAVLVNTVPLLVYPLALFTRQERFDIWRILAILLGMSGILIIIAPTGEGLLSGWTLLTMVSPLAFALCSIYIGVRQPMRLTALEAASGMLFAASLLLIPVVIQQHAFFPLTPPFTATKQVILLEIILSSLGYLLFFKLIRLAGPVFYSLTGGVVALTGLFWAYIVFSEKPDTLQSLAIACVLSAIFLLSWRQSHQSQERISHD is encoded by the coding sequence ATGAATAAATACAATACATTACTGGCACTCTTATTACTTATCCTGCTTGGCATTATCTGGGGTTCCGGATACAGTCTGGCGCGGTTTGCCATGACTCATGGCGTACCACCCTTAGGCTACGCCTTCTGGCAGGCTCTTGGGCCGGCGGTTTTACTGACCTTAAGCGCCGTCCTGACCAGTTCAAACCGCTGGCTGACCAAAACCAACTGGCCTTATTTCCTGATTTGCGGGCTGGTTGGCATCGCCATACCCAATACCAATATGTATTTTATTGCCAGCCATATGCCGGCCGGACTTCTGGCCGTTCTGGTTAACACCGTACCCTTGCTCGTTTATCCGCTTGCTTTGTTTACGCGACAGGAGCGTTTTGATATCTGGCGAATTCTTGCCATCCTTTTGGGAATGAGCGGCATTTTAATCATCATAGCGCCGACCGGTGAAGGACTGTTGTCCGGATGGACTCTGCTCACCATGGTAAGTCCGCTGGCTTTCGCGCTGTGCTCCATTTATATCGGCGTTCGTCAACCGATGCGCCTGACCGCCCTTGAAGCGGCAAGCGGTATGTTGTTCGCCGCCTCGCTACTGCTCATTCCAGTGGTGATTCAACAGCACGCCTTTTTTCCGCTAACCCCTCCCTTCACCGCCACCAAACAGGTGATTTTACTGGAAATCATTCTGTCAAGTCTGGGATATCTGCTGTTTTTTAAACTCATTCGCCTGGCAGGGCCTGTGTTTTACAGCTTAACCGGTGGCGTGGTGGCGTTAACCGGTTTGTTCTGGGCTTATATTGTATTTTCAGAAAAGCCCGACACCTTGCAAAGTCTCGCCATCGCTTGCGTACTCAGCGCCATTTTTCTATTATCATGGCGGCAATCACACCAGTCACAGGAACGGATATCACATGATTAA
- the gshA gene encoding glutamate--cysteine ligase, producing MHTQDVPVPHLTTAHCGPLHHVEQVILNNVASIESWFRQQWQQTPPSLTSSVDLRHAGFKLAPVDTNLFPAGFNNLNPDFLPLCIQAAQAALVEYSPECKRILLLPESHTRNRFYLESLSVLRTILVKSGFVVRIGSLDPELTEAREFVTEAGEHLLIEPVVRNGDRLGLEDFEPCLLVLNNDLSAGIPEQLLGLKQRISPTAKLGWSSRLKSDHFKFFEEVAHEFARLVDVDPWFINPYFKAVHGIDFMAQEGLSLLADEVEKLLEAIRDKYATFDIREKPFVVVKADNGTYGMSVMMVNDPEQLRGMNRKQRTRMAASKGSRKVERVIIQEGVYTFETMPDGAVAEPVVYMIGPFVVGGFYRVHKGRGKDENLNAPGMHFEPLAFAQACNMPQDDLDPVECPNRFYVYGVIARLAALAAAREIAEVEGKS from the coding sequence ATGCACACTCAAGACGTTCCGGTGCCTCATTTGACCACAGCGCACTGTGGCCCTCTTCATCATGTTGAACAAGTTATTTTAAACAATGTGGCCAGTATTGAAAGCTGGTTTCGTCAGCAATGGCAGCAAACCCCCCCCTCGTTGACCTCATCGGTTGATCTTCGTCACGCGGGATTTAAACTGGCTCCGGTGGATACCAATTTGTTTCCGGCGGGCTTTAACAATCTTAATCCTGATTTCCTGCCCTTGTGTATTCAGGCGGCTCAGGCGGCCCTTGTTGAATATTCTCCGGAATGCAAACGTATTTTGCTGTTGCCGGAAAGCCATACCCGTAATCGTTTTTATCTGGAAAGTTTAAGTGTCTTGCGTACTATTCTGGTCAAGTCCGGGTTTGTGGTGCGTATAGGCAGTCTCGATCCGGAGTTGACCGAGGCTCGCGAATTCGTGACTGAAGCGGGGGAACATCTATTGATTGAACCTGTCGTTCGCAATGGTGATCGGCTGGGGCTTGAAGATTTCGAGCCTTGTCTTCTGGTGTTGAACAATGATTTATCCGCCGGGATCCCCGAGCAGTTGCTGGGCTTGAAACAACGCATCAGTCCCACGGCAAAACTGGGCTGGTCGTCAAGGTTGAAATCCGATCATTTCAAGTTTTTTGAGGAAGTTGCCCATGAGTTCGCACGCCTGGTCGATGTGGATCCCTGGTTTATCAATCCGTATTTCAAGGCGGTGCATGGTATTGATTTTATGGCACAGGAAGGGCTTTCCCTTCTTGCGGATGAAGTGGAAAAATTGCTGGAGGCCATCAGGGACAAATACGCGACTTTTGATATCCGGGAAAAACCTTTTGTCGTGGTGAAGGCGGATAACGGTACGTACGGGATGAGTGTGATGATGGTGAATGACCCTGAGCAGTTGCGCGGCATGAACCGTAAACAACGAACCCGTATGGCTGCCAGCAAAGGCAGCCGGAAGGTGGAACGGGTTATTATACAGGAAGGCGTGTATACCTTTGAAACCATGCCGGATGGTGCGGTCGCCGAGCCGGTCGTTTACATGATTGGCCCTTTCGTGGTCGGCGGTTTTTACCGTGTTCACAAGGGGCGGGGTAAAGATGAAAATCTCAATGCGCCGGGCATGCATTTTGAACCGCTGGCTTTTGCCCAGGCCTGTAATATGCCTCAGGATGATCTGGATCCGGTGGAATGTCCCAACCGTTTTTACGTTTACGGCGTCATTGCCCGTCTGGCGGCGCTGGCCGCGGCACGTGAAATCGCCGAAGTCGAGGGTAAGTCATGA
- the dtd gene encoding D-aminoacyl-tRNA deacylase, whose amino-acid sequence MLTVIQRVLEARVEVSGHTVGEIASGMLILCGFEATDTSSTLNTMLDRCLNYRIFSDEAGKMNRNIKQTEGELLLVPQFTLVADTRKGLRPGFSKAAPPAQGKALFTELTTLARQRYCKVASGQFGADMQVYLCNDGPVTFVLSFQ is encoded by the coding sequence ATGCTGACGGTGATTCAACGAGTCCTGGAAGCCCGGGTTGAAGTCTCGGGCCATACAGTCGGCGAAATCGCTTCGGGTATGCTGATTCTGTGCGGATTTGAAGCAACCGATACGTCAAGTACTCTAAACACCATGCTCGATCGTTGCCTTAACTATCGTATCTTCAGCGACGAAGCCGGGAAAATGAACAGGAATATCAAGCAGACTGAAGGCGAATTGTTGCTGGTTCCGCAATTCACCCTCGTGGCCGATACCAGAAAAGGTCTAAGACCCGGCTTTTCAAAAGCGGCGCCGCCGGCACAGGGCAAGGCATTATTTACCGAGTTAACGACCCTTGCCCGGCAACGTTATTGCAAGGTCGCCTCCGGACAATTTGGCGCGGACATGCAGGTTTATCTTTGCAACGACGGGCCGGTGACTTTCGTCCTGTCCTTTCAATAG
- the pip gene encoding prolyl aminopeptidase encodes MNTLYPPIQPFKNHELSVGDIHTLYVEETGNPRGIPVMVLHPGPGAAGGIYLRRFFDPQVYRIVIFDQRGCGRSRPYASVENNTTGDLLDDIDTIRNHLGINRFILFGGGWGALLALLYAQLYPQQVCGLLLHRIFLGRTHDIAWFYQHGASLVYPDYWQEFISIVPDDKRDEIPRHYADCLQGGNELARMSSAKNWALWQARCSSLQPHLNVIDQYSDPHFALALATLESYYIINNYFIEENQVLKNVSKIRHIPTHLVHGRYDMVCPLASAWDLHQVMPASSLSIIRDAGHSDREPGIIDALIAATRDMSRQGLDAC; translated from the coding sequence ATGAATACACTCTACCCCCCCATTCAGCCCTTCAAAAACCATGAGTTATCGGTCGGCGACATTCACACGCTGTATGTGGAGGAAACCGGCAATCCCCGGGGGATCCCGGTCATGGTATTACATCCGGGGCCAGGAGCCGCGGGGGGGATCTATCTTCGCCGTTTTTTTGACCCCCAGGTTTATCGCATCGTCATTTTTGATCAGCGCGGCTGTGGTCGCTCAAGGCCTTACGCGTCGGTTGAAAACAATACCACCGGAGATTTGCTGGACGATATTGACACCATTCGTAACCATCTCGGCATCAATCGTTTTATTCTCTTTGGCGGCGGTTGGGGTGCCCTTCTCGCCCTTCTCTATGCCCAACTCTACCCACAACAGGTTTGCGGGTTGCTCCTGCACCGGATTTTTCTGGGACGCACCCATGACATAGCCTGGTTTTATCAACACGGGGCCAGTCTGGTATACCCGGATTACTGGCAGGAATTCATCAGTATCGTTCCCGATGACAAACGCGATGAAATCCCGCGGCATTACGCCGATTGTCTGCAAGGCGGCAATGAACTGGCCAGAATGTCAAGCGCGAAAAACTGGGCCTTATGGCAGGCGCGCTGCAGCAGTCTGCAACCTCATCTGAATGTGATCGATCAATACAGCGATCCGCATTTTGCCCTCGCGCTGGCCACTCTGGAGTCTTACTACATCATCAACAACTATTTTATTGAAGAAAACCAGGTTTTGAAAAACGTCTCGAAAATACGCCATATCCCAACCCATCTGGTGCATGGACGCTACGACATGGTGTGTCCCCTGGCATCGGCCTGGGATTTGCATCAGGTGATGCCGGCCTCCAGTTTAAGCATTATCAGAGACGCAGGCCACTCCGATCGCGAGCCGGGTATCATAGATGCCCTGATAGCCGCGACCAGGGATATGTCGCGTCAGGGGCTCGACGCATGCTGA
- the uvrD gene encoding DNA helicase II, with amino-acid sequence MSVTALLEGLNERQREAVVAPPGNLLVLAGAGSGKTRVLVSRIAWLIEQQHMLPQSILAVTFTNKAAGEMKARLNSLLTTPLPGLWVGTFHGLCHRLLRRHYQDAGLPEQFHILDSDDQARMIKRMIAALNLDEDQWPVKQAQAFINGKKDEGLRPRHINPVQYGPTRTLINIYQAYEQACQTAGVIDFAELLLRTHELFRNNPEILAHYQQRFQAILVDEFQDTNTIQYAWIRLLAGQDTAVMAVGDDDQSIYGWRGAKVENIHQFTRDFSSAKVIRLEQNYRSTATILAAANALITNNQSRMGKELWTAGADGGKIIVYGAFNEIDEARFISERIHMAVKEGRNPDEIAVLYRSNAQSRVLEEALLRAGIAYRIHGGVRFFERSEIKDTMAYLRLVVNPDDDTAFERIVNFPTRGIGEKTLEEIRHLARRETYSMWQAAHTLLKEGGLPQRAASSLEKFTRLIDDLRSASEHLELDEQISEVLNASGLYAHFAKVKGDKAESRLDNLQELVNAARQFRYDQDADEELPLLVAFLAHAALEAGDMQAQEHERYVHLMTLHAAKGLEFPLVFLAGMEEGVFPGRQSFEEPGRLEEERRLCYVGMTRAMERLIISHAEVRRQYGREEYHKPSRFLREIPQELLDEIRVKTHFRMPDKPKQWTTASMTAHESGLKLGQNVTHTKFGQGVVVNVEGSGAHTRVQVKFAEHGTKWLVLAYANLTVHEDIM; translated from the coding sequence ATGAGTGTAACTGCCTTGCTGGAAGGGCTTAATGAACGACAACGTGAAGCAGTGGTTGCCCCGCCGGGTAACCTGCTCGTACTCGCCGGAGCCGGCAGTGGTAAAACCCGTGTACTGGTCAGTCGTATCGCCTGGTTGATTGAACAGCAGCATATGCTCCCGCAATCCATTCTGGCGGTGACGTTTACGAACAAAGCGGCCGGAGAGATGAAGGCGCGTCTTAACAGTCTGTTGACCACGCCTTTGCCGGGTTTATGGGTGGGCACCTTTCACGGTCTTTGCCATCGCCTGTTACGACGCCATTATCAGGATGCGGGATTACCGGAACAATTTCATATTCTGGACAGTGACGATCAGGCGCGGATGATCAAACGGATGATCGCGGCGTTAAATCTGGATGAGGATCAATGGCCGGTGAAACAGGCACAGGCTTTTATTAACGGTAAAAAGGATGAGGGCTTAAGGCCTCGGCACATTAATCCCGTGCAGTATGGACCAACACGTACACTGATTAACATATATCAGGCTTACGAGCAGGCTTGTCAGACTGCCGGAGTTATTGACTTTGCGGAGTTGCTGCTTCGTACGCATGAACTTTTTCGTAACAATCCGGAAATTCTTGCGCATTATCAACAGCGATTTCAAGCCATCCTCGTTGATGAGTTTCAGGATACCAATACCATTCAGTATGCCTGGATCCGTCTGTTGGCCGGCCAGGATACTGCGGTTATGGCCGTGGGCGATGATGATCAATCCATTTACGGATGGCGAGGTGCGAAGGTGGAAAACATTCATCAGTTTACCAGGGATTTCAGCTCGGCCAAGGTAATCCGCCTCGAACAAAATTACCGTTCAACAGCGACGATCCTCGCGGCGGCGAACGCTTTGATTACCAATAATCAATCAAGAATGGGAAAGGAATTATGGACTGCCGGCGCGGACGGGGGGAAAATTATCGTCTATGGCGCATTCAATGAAATTGACGAGGCGAGGTTTATTAGTGAGCGTATCCATATGGCTGTTAAAGAAGGGCGAAATCCTGATGAGATAGCGGTTTTGTATCGCTCCAACGCCCAGTCCCGGGTGTTGGAGGAAGCGTTGCTACGAGCAGGCATCGCTTACCGGATCCATGGGGGCGTGCGCTTTTTTGAACGTTCGGAAATCAAGGATACGATGGCTTATCTGCGTTTGGTGGTCAATCCCGATGATGATACCGCCTTTGAGCGGATTGTTAATTTTCCGACACGTGGCATCGGAGAAAAAACACTGGAGGAAATACGGCACCTGGCGCGACGGGAAACGTATTCCATGTGGCAGGCTGCCCATACGTTGCTTAAAGAGGGTGGTTTGCCGCAACGTGCGGCATCCAGCCTGGAGAAATTCACCCGTTTGATCGATGACTTGCGTTCTGCATCCGAACATCTTGAGCTGGATGAGCAAATTTCGGAAGTCCTTAATGCCAGTGGCTTGTATGCGCACTTTGCCAAGGTCAAGGGTGACAAGGCCGAATCACGTCTGGATAACCTGCAGGAACTGGTCAACGCGGCCAGGCAATTTCGCTATGACCAGGATGCCGATGAGGAATTGCCGTTACTGGTGGCGTTTCTGGCACACGCGGCACTGGAGGCGGGCGATATGCAGGCGCAGGAGCACGAACGTTATGTTCATTTGATGACGCTGCATGCGGCAAAAGGACTTGAATTTCCCCTGGTATTCCTGGCCGGTATGGAAGAAGGCGTTTTTCCAGGCCGGCAATCGTTCGAGGAACCCGGGCGTCTGGAGGAAGAGCGTCGTCTCTGTTATGTGGGGATGACACGCGCCATGGAACGTCTGATCATTTCCCATGCCGAGGTACGGCGCCAGTATGGTCGGGAGGAATACCATAAACCTTCCCGTTTCCTGCGGGAAATACCCCAGGAATTACTTGATGAAATACGGGTAAAGACTCATTTTCGCATGCCGGACAAACCGAAACAATGGACAACCGCGTCCATGACTGCCCATGAAAGCGGTTTGAAGCTGGGGCAAAACGTGACCCATACCAAATTTGGTCAGGGTGTCGTGGTTAATGTGGAGGGTAGTGGCGCTCATACCCGGGTGCAGGTCAAATTTGCCGAGCATGGTACAAAGTGGCTGGTGCTTGCCTATGCGAATCTGACCGTTCATGAGGATATTATGTAA
- a CDS encoding tRNA (cytidine(34)-2'-O)-methyltransferase, translating into MTLHVALYQPEIPPNTGNIIRLCANSGAQLHLIHPLGFDLEDKRLRRAGLDYHEWAHVIHYPNEQEFIAQNRDKRILACSTKGQIGYHDIKYQQDDLLLFGPETRGLPESLRACFQMIRIPMLPHSRSLNLSNSVAIILFEAWRQLGFS; encoded by the coding sequence ATGACCCTGCACGTTGCCCTTTATCAACCGGAAATTCCGCCCAATACGGGCAATATTATCCGCCTGTGCGCCAATAGCGGCGCACAATTGCATCTGATTCACCCATTGGGTTTTGACCTGGAAGACAAACGCTTGCGACGCGCCGGCCTTGATTACCATGAATGGGCCCATGTCATTCATTATCCGAATGAGCAGGAATTTATCGCCCAAAACAGGGATAAACGAATTCTAGCTTGCTCCACTAAAGGACAAATCGGTTATCACGATATCAAATACCAACAGGATGACCTACTGCTTTTCGGACCGGAAACCCGCGGCCTGCCCGAATCGTTAAGAGCCTGTTTTCAGATGATTCGTATTCCCATGCTCCCCCACAGCCGCAGCCTGAACTTATCCAATTCCGTAGCAATCATACTCTTTGAAGCCTGGCGCCAGCTTGGGTTTTCCTAG
- a CDS encoding DsbA family protein → MKLKSLVIAGALMTAMTSPAVMAADAMSDVQKKAIEQVVHDYLVNNPEVLLEASQALQKKQQQNIQEQALSAIQENAKQLFSDKMTTIGNPKGNVTLVEFFDYQCIHCKKMAPVLSGLVKKDGNLRVIYKEFPIFGKSSETASRAALAAAMQGKYQAMHEALIKQKNRLNDKIIDDAAKEVGLNMTKFKSDMNSKAVTDMLNANRDLAEKLHLMGTPAFIIASTPSGQFNASTKPTFIPGAASEQSLQEIIKKTAS, encoded by the coding sequence GTGAAGCTTAAAAGTCTTGTAATTGCAGGTGCGTTAATGACTGCCATGACCTCACCGGCTGTTATGGCTGCGGATGCCATGTCTGATGTGCAAAAGAAAGCTATTGAACAGGTTGTTCATGATTATCTTGTCAATAATCCGGAAGTCCTGCTCGAAGCCTCCCAGGCATTACAAAAAAAACAACAACAGAACATACAGGAGCAGGCTCTTTCTGCTATTCAGGAAAATGCCAAGCAATTGTTCAGCGATAAAATGACTACGATTGGAAATCCCAAGGGCAACGTCACACTGGTTGAATTTTTTGACTACCAATGTATTCATTGCAAGAAAATGGCGCCTGTTCTCAGTGGGTTAGTAAAAAAAGACGGCAATCTGCGCGTTATCTACAAAGAATTTCCAATTTTCGGCAAGAGCTCCGAGACGGCGTCAAGAGCCGCTCTGGCAGCCGCCATGCAAGGTAAATATCAAGCCATGCATGAAGCGCTGATCAAGCAGAAAAATCGCTTGAATGATAAAATTATTGATGATGCGGCCAAGGAAGTTGGTCTTAATATGACCAAATTCAAGTCGGATATGAACAGCAAAGCCGTAACAGACATGCTCAACGCCAATCGTGATCTGGCTGAAAAATTGCATTTGATGGGTACTCCCGCGTTTATTATCGCGTCCACGCCATCTGGACAATTTAACGCGTCTACCAAGCCAACGTTTATCCCTGGTGCCGCCAGCGAGCAATCGTTGCAGGAAATCATCAAAAAAACGGCGAGCTAA